One Castanea sativa cultivar Marrone di Chiusa Pesio chromosome 4, ASM4071231v1 DNA window includes the following coding sequences:
- the LOC142632556 gene encoding uncharacterized protein LOC142632556, whose protein sequence is MNIDKRRITAKPMEVLEDIPLDESNLEKFTRIGTGLEKKIKQDLVQFLKKSLDVFTWSHEDVLGGIGIILKSPEEDKLKYAIRLQYQTTNNEVEYEALLKGLELAKSLRAESVVVQGDSQLIINQVNGMCEAKENRMKKYLNKVKRLVKRFKEVIFVQLLREENMEADVLAKEASVGGNR, encoded by the exons ATGAACATAGACAAGAGAAGAATTACCGCAAAGCCCATGGAAGTGCTAGAAGACATTCCTTTGGATGAGAGCAACCTCGAAAAGTTTACTAGAATTGGGACGggtttggaaaagaaaataaagcaagACCTGGTGCAATTTTTAAAGAAGAGCCTTGATGTATTcacatggagtcatgaggacgtGCTAG gagggattggaattatACTCAAGTCCCCGGAAGAAGATAAGTTGAAATACGCAATCCGCCTACAATACCAAACTACTAACAATGAAGTCGAATACGAAGCTCTCCTCAAAGGATTAGAATTGGCAAAGTCCTTGAGGGCGGAGTCAGTAGTCGTCCAAGGAGATTCTCAGTTAATCATcaatcaagtgaatggaatgtgtgaagcCAAGGAAAACCGAATGAAAAAGTACCTCAACAAGGTAAAACGACTTGTCAAAAGATTCAAAGAAGTCATTTTTGTTCAACTCCTGAGGGAGGAGAACATGGAAGCAGATGTTTTGGCAAAAGAAGCTTCAGTAGGGGGCAATAGATGA
- the LOC142630911 gene encoding putative manganese-transporting ATPase PDR2: MLRFHVGGKVVDKVDLLRKSHWAWRLDVWPFTIIYVLWLTTVVPSIDFGDAVIVLGGLVALHILVWLFTAWSVDFKCFVQYSKVNDIHHADACKITPAKFSGSKEVVPLHFRKLQAGSSSSSVDLEEIYFDFRKQCFIFSKEKETFFKLPYPTKETIGYYLKCTGHGSEAKASAATEKWGRNVFDYPQPTFQKLMKEHIMEPFFVFQVFCVGLWCLDEYWYYSLFTLFMLFMFESTMAKSRLKTLTELRRVRVDGQTLMVYRCGKWVKLSGTDLLPGDVVSIGRNSGPNGEDKAVPADMLILAGSAIVNEAILTGESTPQWKVSIMGRGIEEKLSIKRDKSHVLFGGTKILQHTPDKSFPLKTPDGGCVAVVLRTGFETSQGKLMRTILFSTERVTANSWESGLFILFLVVFALIAAGYVLKKGLEDPTRSKYKLLLSCSLIITSVIPPELPMELSIAVNTSLIALARRGIFCTEPFRIPFAGKVDICCFDKTGTLTSDDMEFCGVGGLTSSMELESDMSNVSARTVEILASCHALVYVDNKLVGDPLEKAALKGIDWSYKSDEKAMPKRGSGNAVQIVQRHHFASHLKRMAVVVRIQEEFFAFVKGAPETIQDRLIDVPSSYVETYKKYTRQGSRVLALAFKSLPDMTVSEARSLDRDIVESGLTFAGFAVFNCPIRADSAIVLSELKASSHDLVMITGDQALTACHVASQVQIVSKPALILGPARNGDGYEWISPDETEMFQYSEKEVEALSESHDLCVGGDCIEMLQQTSAVLQVIPYVKVFARVAPEQKELIMTTFKTVGRITLMCGDGTNDVGALKQADVGVALLNAVPPSQSGNSSSEKSKDESMKSIKSKKSKPTLEATGKATVLNGEGSSKGKGTTRSDTNLSAGNRHLTAAEIQRQKLKKMMDELNEEGDGHAAPVVKLGDASMASPFTAKHASVAPTTDIIRQGRSTLVTTLQMFKILGLNCLATAYVLSVMYLDGVKLGDVQATISGVFTAAFFLFISHARPLPTLSAARPHPNVFCSYVLLSLLGQFAIHLCFLISSVNEAEKHMPDECIEPDSDFHPNLVNTVSYMVSMMIQVATFAVNYMGHPFNQSVSENKPFLYALLAAVGFFTVIASDLFRDLNDWLKLVPLPVGLRNKLLIWALLMYLACYSWERLLRWAFPGKVPAWKKRQRLAASNLEKNKHV, encoded by the exons ATGTTGAGGTTCCATGTAGGAGGAAAAGTGGTGGATAAAGTTGATTTGTTAAGGAAGAGCCACTGGGCATGGCGCTTGGACGTGTGGCCTTTCactattatttatgttttgtgGTTAACTACCGTTGTTCCTAGCATAGACTTTGGGGATGCTGTCATTGTTTTAGGTGGACTCGTAGCTCTTCACATTCTGGTCTGGCTTTTCACTGCTTGGTCCGTCGATTTCAAATGCTTTGTCCAATATAGTAAG GTTAATGACATTCACCATGCTGATGCATGCAAAATAACTCCAGCCAAATTTTCTGGTTCTAAAGAAGTAGTGCCTCTTCATTTTCGTAAATTA CAAGCAGGTTCTTCTTCGTCCTCGGTTGATTTGGAAGAGATTTACTTTGACTTCAGAAAGCAATGCTTCATCTTCTCAAAGGAAAAGGAGACCTTTTTTAAGCTTCCTTACCCTACCAAGGAAACAATTGGATACTATCTCAAATGTACTGGCCACGGCTCCGAAGCTAAGGCTTCTGCTGCTACTGAAAAATGGGGACGGAATGT ATTTGATTACCCGCAACCTACGTTCCAGAAATTAATGAAAGAGCACATCATGGAACCCTTTTTTGTATTTCAG GTCTTCTGTGTGGGTCTCTGGTGTCTGGATGAATATTGGTATTATAGTTTGTTCACCCTGTTCATGCTGTTTATGTTTGAGTCAACAATGGCAAAAAGTCGGCTAAAGACATTAACTGAGCTAAGACGTGTTAGAGTTGATGGCCAGACCCTAATGGTGTATCGGTGTGGGAA GTGGGTTAAACTCTCTGGTACTGATCTACTGCCTGGGGATGTTGTATCTATTGGGCGCAATTCTGGCCCAAATGGAGAAGATAAGGCTGTACCAGCAGACATGCTTATTTTAGCTGGAAGTGCTATTGTGAATGAAGCCATTCTTACAGGCGAGTCTACCCCACAATGGAAG gtttCAATCATGGGAAGAGGAATTGAAGAGAAGTTATCAATTAAGAGGGATAAAAGCCATGTTTTATTTGGTGGGACTAAGATATTGCAGCATACTCCTGATAAG AGCTTCCCTCTGAAGACCCCTGATGGTGGTTGTGTAGCAGTTGTTCTGAGAACTGGATTTGAAACAAGTCAGGGGAAATTGATGcgaacaattttattttctacagAGAGG GTTACTGCTAACAGCTGGGAAAGTGGGCTGTTTATTTTGTTCTTAGTTGTATTTGCACTCATAGCTGCGGGTTATGTACTTAAAAAG GGGCTAGAGGATCCTACGAGGAGCAAGTACAAGCTTCTATTAAGTTGTTCACTTATTATTACTTCTGTGATTCCTCCTGAGCTGCCAATGGAACTATCAATAGCTGTCAATACATCTCTTATTGCTTTGGCACGGCGTGGAATATTTTGTACGGAGCCTTTCCGAATACCATTTGCTGGAAAG GTTGATATATGTTGTTTTGACAAAACTGGAACACTTACATCAGATGACATG GAGTTCTGTGGAGTTGGTGGATTAACTAGTAGCATGGAACTAGAATCTGATATGTCTAATGTGTCTGCGCGCACAGTGGAAATTCTGGCTTCTTGCCATGCCCTTGTTTATGTCGACAACAAGCTG GTAGGTGATCCTCTAGAGAAGGCTGCACTAAAGGGAATTGATTGGAGTTATAAATCAGATGAAAAGGCCATGCCCAAAAG GGGAAGTGGCAATGCTGTTCAGATTGTTCAGAGACACCACTTTGCATCCCACTTGAAGAGAATGGCAGTTGTTGTTCGCATTCAGGAGGAATTTTTTGCTTTTGTGAAG GGTGCCCCTGAAACTATTCAGGATAGGCTCATTGATGTGCCATCATCATATGTTGAGACCTACAAGAAATATACACGTCAAGGGTCTCGTGTTCTGGCTCTTGCTTTCAAGTCCCTTCCAGATATGACA GTTAGTGAAGCTAGAAGCCTGGACAGGGATATAGTGGAGAGTGGCCTTACTTTCGCTGGTTTTGCG GTATTCAATTGTCCTATTAGAGCAGATTCAGCCATTGTCTTGTCCGAACTAAAAGCATCTTCACATGACTTG GTGATGATTACTGGTGACCAAGCTCTGACAGCTTGCCATGTTGCTAGTCAAGTTCAGATTGTATCAAAACCAGCATTGATTCTTGGTCCAGCGAGGAACGGTGACGGGTATGAGTGGATATCTCCTGATGAGACTGAGATGTTTCAATACAG TGAGAAAGAGGTTGAAGCTTTATCAGAGAGTCATGATCTCTGTGTCGGTGGGGACTGCATTGAGATGTTACAACAGACCTCTGCTGTTTTACAAGTCATTCCTTATGTGAAG GTTTTTGCAAGAGTTGCTCCTGAGCAAAAAGAACTGATCATGACCACTTTTAAAACAGTGGGAAGGATAACATTGATGTGTGGTGATGGAACTAATGATGTTGGAGCACTGAAGCAG gCTGATGTAGGAGTTGCCTTGTTGAATGCGGTGCCTCCAAGTCAAAGTGGAAACTCATCCTCTGAAAAATCCAAGGATGAAAGTATGAAGTCCatcaaatcaaaaaaatcaaagcccACATTGGAAGCAACTGGAAAGGCTACCGTTTTAAATGGAGAAGGCTCTTCAAAAGGTAAAGGTACTACAAGATCAGATACTAACCTTTCAGCTGGTAATCGCCATCTGACAGCTGCAGAGATTCAAAGACAAAAGCTGAAGAAGATGATGGATGAGCTAAATGAGGAGGGTGATGGTCATGCAGCTCCTGTTGTCAAGCTTGGCGATGCCTCAATGGCATCACCATTCACTGCAAAGCATGCATCAGTTGCCCCAACCACTGACATAATTCGTCAGGGTCGCAGTACTCTAGTAACTACCCTCCAGATGTTCAAAATTCTTGGCCTTAACTGCCTTGCTACAGCATATGTGTTGAGTGTTATGTATTTGGATGGTGTCAAGCTTGGAGATGTCCAGGCTACAATCAGTGGTGTCTTCACAGCTGCCTTTTTCCTGTTTATCTCACATGCCCGTCCCCTTCCCACTCTATCAGCTGCACGGCCCCACCCAAATGTCTTTTGCTCATACGTCTTACTTTCTCTCTTGGGACAGTTTGCAATCCACTTATGTTTCTTGATTTCTTCTGTAAATGAGGCTGAGAAACACATGCCTGATGAGTGCATCGAGCCAGACTCCGATTTCCATCCCAACCTGGTGAATACAGTTTCATACATGGTGAGCATGATGATCCAGGTGGCTACTTTCGCTGTAAACTACATGGGCCATCCTTTTAACCAGAGCGTCTCTGAGAACAAACCATTTTTATATGCCCTCTTGGCTGCTGTTGGTTTTTTCACAGTTATAGCTTCCGATCTATTTAGGGACTTGAATGACTGGTTGAAATTGGTGCCTTTGCCAGTGGGGTTAAGGAATAAGCTACTGATTTGGGCCTTACTCATGTATCTGGCCTGCTACTCCTGGGAGAGACTCTTGAGGTGGGCTTTCCCTGGTAAGGTTCCAGCCTGGAAGAAGCGACAACGGCTTGCTGCATCTAATCTAGAAAAGAATAAACATGTCTGA